The genome window GAGGGAGATACCCCCTTCCGGGATCCGCAGGTTCTTTGACCTCGCCCTCACCATGGAGGAGGTCATCTCGCTCGGGGTGGGGGAACCCGACTTCTCCACGCCGTGGAACATCTGCGAGGCGAGCATCTACTCCATCGAGCAGGGGAACACGTCCTACACCCCGAACCGCGGGATAAAGCCGCTGCGCGAGGCGCTCTCGCGCTGGCTCGCGGACCACTACCAGCTCTCGTACGACCCGGAGACCGAGATGATCATCACGACGGGCGTCTCGGAGGGACTCGACATCGCGATCAGGGCGGTCGTGGACCCGGGCGACGAGGTCCTCGTCGCGGAGCCCTGCTACGTCTCCTACTCCCCGTGCGTGACGCTCGCGGGGGGGCGCCCGGTTCCCGTCCCGTGCGTGGAGGAGGACGGGTTTAAACTCAACCCTGACAGGCTCGTGGAGAAGGTCTCCGCGAAGAGCAAGGCCCTCGTGATGAACTTCCCGAATAACCCGACGGGCGCCGTGATGCGGAGGGAGGATCTCAAGGGTGTCGCGGACGTCGTCTGCGACCACGACCTCCTCCTCATCAGCGACGAGGTGTACTCCGAGCTCACGTACACCGGAACGCACGTCGCGGCGGCGACCGTGGGGGACCTCGCGGAGCGGACCATCACCCTGAACGGGTTCTCGAAGGCGTACGCGATGACGGGCTGGAGGATAGGCTACCTGTGCGCGCCGGAGCCCATCTGCGACGCTGCGCTGAAGATCCACCAGTACGTGATGCTCTGCGCCCCGGTCATGGGGCAGGTCGCCGCGCTCGAGGGGATACGGAGGGGAGAGGAGGAGAAGGACAGGATGGTCCGGGAGTACAGGGTGCGCAGGAACCTCTTCGTCGAGGGCCTCAACCGCATCGGCCTGCGGTGTCACCGCCCCGAGGGCGCATTCTACGCGTTCCCCTCGGTCGAGGATACCGGGCTCTCGGACCAGGAATTCGCCGAGCAGCTCCTGCTCGAGGAACACGTGGCAGTCGTCCCGGGCAACGTCTTTGGGACCGGCGGGGAAGGACACGTCCGGTGCGCGTACGCGGTCTCGCGCGAGAACCTCGCGCAGGCCCTCCAGCGGATGGAGAGGTTCGTCTCGGGGAGGGAGTGGGAGGCCCGCCCTCCCCTCGCCCGCGCGGCCGGCCGGGTGCCGGGCCGCCACTAGGTGCGGTCGTCCCTGCACAGGGGAGAGGACCCCGCGGGCCGGGACCCGCGGGTCCACGATAGGATTTTATCCGGTCTCCGGGGTTATAGTACATGGTTGTACCATGAGCTGCACCATAGTCGTGGGCGGTTTTTTTGGTGACGAGGGGAAGGGAAAGATAGTCGCGCACCTCGCGTACCGCGACCACCCCACCATCATCTCGCGGGGAGGGGTGGGGCCGAACGCGGGGCACACGGTGAAGGTGGGCGAGAAGGAGTACGGCGTGCGGATGGTCCCCTCCGGGTTCGTGTACCCGGGCGCACGCCTCATGATCGGGACGGGTGTCCTCGTCGACCCGGCGGTCTTCTCGCGCGAGGTGGAGATGCTCGGCGTCTCGGGGAGGATATTCGTGGACAACAGGTGCGCCATCATCGAGCAGGGCCACGTGGAGAGGGACAGGTCAAGCGCCCATCTCGCGAAGACCATCGGGAGCACGGGGAGCGGGTGTGGCCCGGCGAATGCAGACCGCGTCCTCCGCGTGGCGAAGCTCGCGAGGGACGTCCCCGAGCTCGCCCCGTACCTCGCGGACGTCCCCTACGAGATCAATACCGCCCTCGACCGTGGTGAGAACGTCCTCCTCGAGGGGACGCAGGGATTCGGGATCTCGCTCTACTACGGGACGTACCCGTACGTGACGAGCAAGGACACGTCGGCGTCGCAGGTCGCCGCGGACAACGGCGTCGGGCCCACCCGCGTGGACGAGGTCGTCGTCGTCTTCAAGGCCTACCCGACGAGGGTGGGGGAGGGGCCGTTCTCGACCGAGATGGACCGCGAGGTCTCCGACCGCCTCGGGATAAGGGAGTTTGGGACCGTGACGCACAGGCAGAGGAGGATCGGCCAGTGGGACGGGAAGATGGCACGGTACTCCGCGATGGTGAACGGCTGCACGCAGGCGGCGATCACGGGGATAGACCGGGTGGACAGGGAGTGTTTCGGGGTGACGGAGTACGGGAAGCTCACGAAAAAGGCCCGCGACTTCATCGAGCAGGCAGAGCAGGACATCGGGCGCCCGATCACGCTCATCTCGACCGGCCCGGACGTCTCGCAGGTCATCGACATCAGGGGTGAAGTGTGAGGCGCTCGCTCCTCCCGATCCTCTGCTGCCCTGTCTGCAAGGGGGACCTCACGCTCCACGTCAGGGTCGAGGACGAGAACGAGATCCTCGAGGGGGTCCTCCACTGTCCCGCCTGTTCCGTGGATTACCCGATAGAGGACGGGATCCCCGACCTCCTCCCGAGGGAAGGGAAGTCCTGACCGGGCAACCGCGCCGTGTCCCGGCCCGGGATGATCGCGCGCCGCCGCGTGCCGCAAGAGGGTCTGTCCTGAGGTTTCCCCGCCGATTCCGCCCATGCTCCTTTCGCGCGCCGCCACGATCCCGCTCGCCCTCCTCGTCGACAGGGTGACCGGCGACCCCCGCTCGCGGTTCCACCCCGTCGCCCTCCTCGGGAGGTTCATCGCGCTGTGGGGGGATCCCCGCCACTATCCCCGCGGATTCCAGAGGGCCGCGGGGGCCGCCATGTGGGGGGTGACGGCAGCGCTCTTCTCCGCACCGTTCCTCCTCGCCGAGGTCCTCCTCCCGGGGCTCTCCGTCCTGCTCGTCTCCCCCTTCCTCCTCAAGGTCTGCCTCGCGTGGCGTTCGCTCGAGGAGCATGCCGGGGAAGTGGAGCGGGCGCTCTCCGCGGGCATCGAGAGGGGGAGGGAGCAGGTGAGGTACATGGTGAGCAGGGAGACGCGCGACCTCACGGAGGAGCAGGTCAGGTCGGCCGCCTACGAGTCGCTCGCGGAGAACGTCGTGGACAGCGTCGTATCCCCCCTCTTCTACTACGCCCTCCTCGGCCTCCCGGGCGCCGCGGTCTACCGCGCGGCAAACACGATGGACGCGATGCTCGGCTACCGCGACGAGAGGGAAAGGATCGGCTGGTTTTCGGCGCGGGCCGACGACGTCCTGAATTACGTCCCTGCCCGCCTCGCGGCTGCAGTCCTCCTCGCGTACTTCGCGGCGAGGGGACGGTTCCGGCCGGCGTGGGAGTGCCTCCGGCGCGACGGGAAGAAGCGTCCCGGCTTCAACGGGGGCCTGCCCATGGCGGCCATCGCGGGGGGGTGCGGCATCCGCTTCGAGAAGCCCGGAGCGTACACGATCGGGCCGGGGGGGAGGCCTCTCGTAGAGGCCTCGGCCGATATCATCGCCGCGTCACGCGCCTGCATCGCGGGGAGCGCCCTCCTCGCGGTGGCGATACCAATATTTTTGGGTCTCGCGGTCCAATTCATATAGACATATGAAGCTCGAGGAATTGAGGCACGGCACCGAGCTCCTGAAACGCGGCTTCGCATCCATGCAGAAGGGAGGGGTGATCATGGATGTGGTCAACGCGGAACAGGCGCGCATCGCCGAGGAGGCCGGGGCCGTCGCGGTCATGGCACTCGAACGCGTCCCCGCGGACATCAGGAAGGCGGGGGGCGTTGCCCGCATGGCAGACCCTGCCATCATCCTCGAGATCATGGACGCGGTCTCCATCCCCGTGATGGCGAAGGTCCGGATCGGCCACTTCGTCGAGGCCCAGATCCTCGAGGCGATCGGCGTCGACATGATCGACGAGAGCGAGGTCCTGACCCCGGCAGACGAGGAGTACCACATCGACAAGAAGGCATTCTCGGTCCCCTTCGTCTGCGGGGCGCGTGACCTCGGCGAGGCGCTCCGCCGGATCCACGAGGGCGCGGCGATGATACGGACGAAGGGGGAGGCGGGGACCGGCAACGTCGTCGAGGCCGTCCGCCACATGCGCAACATCATGGGCGAGATACGGGCGCTGCAGGGCAAGACCCCGCAGGAGATCGTGGCGAGGGCAAGGGAGCTCGAGGCACCCCCCGACCTCCTCCTCGAGACGGTGAGGATGGGCCGGCTGCCGGTCGTCAACTTCTCCGCGGGCGGGATCGCGACGCCTGCGGACGCCGCCCTGATGATGCAGATGGGGGCAGACGGCGTCTTCGTGGGGTCAGGGATATTCCACTCGAGCAACCCGGAGAGGATGGCGCGCGCGATCGTCGAGGCGGTCACCCACTACGACGACCCGGTGGTGCTCGCCGAGGTGAGCAAGGGGCTGGGCCAGCCCATGAAGGGGATCGACGTCCATACCCTCCGCGAGGAAGAGGTGCTCCAGTACCGTGGGCGTTAGACTCGGGGTGCTGGCCCTCCAGGGGGACGTGAGCGAGCACATCCGGGGGTTCGAACGGGCACTCCGGGACGCGGGTATCCCGGACGGGACCGTCGTTCCCGTGCGGAGGCCCAGCGACCTCGGGGGGCTCTGCGGCATCGCGATCCCGGGCGGGGAGTCCACGACCATCTCCCGGCTCATCGAGAAGAACGGGCTCTTCGACCCCCTCGCCCACTTCGACGGCGGGGTGTTCGCGACGTGCGCCGGGATGGTGCTCGCCGCGACGCGGGTGGACGACCCCCGCGTGAGGCCGCTCGGCCTCATCGAGATGACGGTGAGGCGGAACGCCTTCGGCCGCCAGAGGGAGTCATTCGAGGCCGATATCCCGGTCAGCGGGCTCGACCGCCCCTACCGCGCGTACTTCATCAGGGCACCGGTGGCAACCGGCGTCGGCCCCGGCGTCGAGGTCCTCGCGCGGGTCGACGAGGGGATCGTCGCCGTGAGGAAGGGCAAGCACGTCGCGCTCTCGTTCCACCCCGAGCTCGGGGAGGACACGAGGGTCCACGGGATTTTCCTCGAGGGCCTCGGGATACTGGAGTGACTCCCGGTCGCTGGAAATCCGCTCATTTTCTGGTTTCCATCGTCTGGTCGATGATCGTGTAGCTCTCCCCGGAGAGGGAGGTGACCGTCACGACGACGCGGTCTTCTCTTCTCCTTTATTGTGTTTTTCACCGCGTGGAGGGTGAGAGCTTGGGAAATCTCGGTATTGCCTGATTCGAAAAGAGTTCCCTCGCCCGGGAAAAAAAGATGTTTACCCGATGAACAACGGCGCGAAGACCACCGAGACGATGGCCATCAGCTTGAGGAGGATGTTGAGGGCAGGTCCCGCCGTGTCCTTGAACGGGTCGCCGACCGTGTCCCCGGTGACCGCCGCCTTGTGCGCGGCAGAGCCCTTCCCGCCGAGATGGCCCTGCTCGATGTACTTCTTCGCGTTGTCCCACGCGCCGCCCGTGTTTGCCATCATCACGGCCACGATGAAGCCGCTCGCGATCGACCCGACGAGCAGGCCGGCAAGCGCGTGCGTGCCGAGGACGAGGCCGACGAGGAGCGGCGCGGCGATCGCGAGCATTCCCGGGGCGACCATCTGCCGGAGGGCGGCATTCGTGGAGATCGTGATGCAGGCCCCGTAGTCAGGGTCCGCCTTCCTCTCCATGAGGCCGGGGATCTCCTTGAACTGGCGCCGGACCTCCTGGACAATGAATCCCGCGGCCTTCCCCACGGCCGTCATCGCGAAGGAGCAGAAAAGGAACGGGAGCATGGCGCCGATCAGGACGCCGACGAAGACGACCGGCTCGAGCATGTTCACGATCTCGAGCTTCACCGCCTGCGAGTACGCCGCGAAGAGTCCCAGCGCGGTGAGCGCGGCCCCGCCGATCGCGAAGCCCTTCCCTATAGCGGCTGTGGTGTTCCCGACGGCGTCCAGCGTGTCGGTGATCCCGCGCACCTCCTTGGGCTGGTGGGACATCTCGGCGATCCCTCCCGCGTTGTCCGCGACGGGCCCGTACGCGTCGACCGAGAGCGTGATCCCGAGGGTCGCGAGCATCCCGACACCGGCGATCGCGACGCCGTAGAGCCCTGCCTGCTGGGCCGCGACCAGGATGGCGGTGACCACGATCACGACGGGGAAGAGAGTGCTCTCGAACCCGACGGCAAGGCCGGTGATGATGTTCGTCGCGGCACCGGTCTCGCTCGCCCGCGCGATCCGCTGGGTGGGCGACCGCTCGTACGACGTGTAGAACTCGGTCACGAGCCCTATGAGGAATCCCGCGACGAGACCGGCGACGGTCGCGACGAACACGCCGAGGTACTGGGGCCCGAGGAGCGTCGTCACGAGGTAGTACACGGCCGCCACGGTGAGGAGGAGGCTCACGAATGTCCCGGTATTGAATGCCTTGTGGATCGCGCCGCTCTCGTTCTTCTCGCTCCGCACGAAGAAGCTCCCGATGATGGACGCGATGATCCCGAGGGCCGCGATCATCATCGGCAGGAGGATGAGGTTGAGGGATTCGACTCCCACGAACCGGGCTGCCGCGACTGCAGAAACCCCCATCAGCATCGTCGCGACGATCGACCCCACGTAGGACTCGTAGAGGTCGGCGCCCATCCCCGCGATGTCCCCCACGTTGTCCCCCACGTTGTCCGCGATGACCGCCGGGTTCCTCGGGTCGTCCTCCGGGATGCCCGCCTCTATCTTCCCGACGAGGTCGGCACCGACGTCCGCGGCCTTCGTGAATATTCCGCCGCCGACGCGTGCGAAGAGGGCGATGGAACTCGCACCGAGCGAGAAGCCGGAGAGGATGCTGACGATCTCGGGGAGGTCGAGGGGCGTGAGGGCAGAGAGGCCAAGGAAGAGGACGGAGAGCCCGAGGAGTCCGAGCCCAACGACTGTCAGTCCCATCACGGTCCCGGAGGCATAAGAGACCCGGAATGCCCGCGCCATCCCCTCGCGCGCGGCGTTCGTCGTCCGGACGTTGGCCATCGTGGCCGCCGACATCCCGATGAACCCCGCGGTCGCGGAGAGGGTCGCACCCACGACGAACGCGAGTGAAGTGAGGGGGTGGATCCCGGGGATGAGGTACAGCACGAGGGCGAGGGCAGTCACGAAGACAGCGATCGCCTTGTACTGGTTCTTCAGGTACACCATCGACCCCAGCCGGATCGCACCGGCGATCTTCTGCATCAGCTCTGTCCCTGTGCCCTCCCGCTTCATGAGGAAGAACGAGTACCCGGCAAAGACGAGGCCGAGAATGGCACAGGCAGGAACAATCAGGATCATATCCATACAGTCGAACCTCCGGAAAATTCTCGTGAATCTCTACGCACTCTCTCGTTGCGCCTGAGATCAATTGGTCGCCGGGGATAAAAAGCAGGCTGATATCAGGTGAAGTCGAGGAGCCGGTACCCGAGCGTCTGGAGGTCGAGGAGGACTGCCTTCCCGGGCGTGGGAGTGATGTTCACCTGTTTCTGGAACGTCGTCTGGCCCTGCCACGTCCCGGCGTTGACGCAGAGGACCCCCCTGTACTCCGCGACGCCCGCGATGTGGATGTGGCCGCAGTGGAGAACCTCGGGGATAGGGTCGATGACGAGCGCGTCCTCCCTCCCCGGCGCGAGCGGGGTCCTCTTCCCGTAGGTGGGCGCGAGGTGGCGCCTCTGGAGCATGCCGACCATGACGGGCGCGGCATTCTCGTAGCTCGCCCCCGGGAGCATGCCGATGTAATCATCGAGCGACCTCCCGTGGTACATGAGGACCCTCACCCCCTGGAGGCTGACCATCGCGGGGTTCTCGACGAGGATGCAGTTTTTCGGGAATTTCGCGGCGAATTCGGGGGGGATCGCGGGCTGCGGCTCTGCCTGCCGGACGACGTCGTGGTTGCCGGGGGAGACGACGATCTTCATCCTCCGGGGGAGGTCCCGGAGCATCGACCCGAGGACCTCGTACTGCTCGTGGATGTTCTTGATCGTGAGTTCCCGCTCCTGGTTCGGGTAGACCCCGATCCCGTCGACGAGGTCCCCCGCGACGAGGAGGTACGAGACCTCCGCGTCCGCGAGCCAGTCGGCGAAGCGGTTCCAGGTCTCCTCGAGGAAGGTGTTGCTCCCCACGTGGATGTCCGAGATCAGGACCGCCTGGCCCGGCCTCTCGCTCCTGAACGGCGCGTGCGAGAGGGGGATATCGGGCCGGAAGAGCTGCTCGGCGAAGAAGAGGCGGCCGTCGGAGGAGAGCGTCCCCCGGACACCGATCACCTCGTCGGGGACGAGCGTCTCGGCATCGGCATACTGGGGCCTGTCCTTGTGGAAGAGGACCTGGATGGAGGACGTCGGGTCCTCCACCTCCACCATCCGGTGGCCGTTCGCCGTCTGCCTGTTCTCGACGACGAGGCCCATGATGGAGCAGACCTCCTGCCGGTACCGGGCACCCTTCTTCAGCGCCTCTATGGGCATCGGGGCCATCCTCGCGCGGATGCACTCGCCGAGGCGCATGTACCGGTCGCGGAAGTACGCGGCGTAATCCGCGACTCCCGCGGCACCGCGGGATGTCCCCGCCGCGCCCCTGATTACCTCGCACTCCGGGTCGGTGAGGAACCGGTTCCCGTCGCGCTCCTGGGAGAAACCGGGGATGTGCCGGACGGAGACCACGACGGTATCGCCGGGCACGTTCGCGATGATCCGGTCGATGAGGCCGGGGTCGTCCTTCTCCGCGATGTAGCGCACGACCTCCGGGTGGACCTGGAGTTTCGTCTGGAGGAAGCGCTGGACGATCGTCGCCGCATCGAGCATCGATCATATATCGGCAAACCCCGATATTGGGTTTTCCTCTCCCCCGGCCGCGGGATACGGGGCCCCTTCCAATCCATTATCATGGGGCGGGGAGAAACATCTCAGGGTCCTTGGGATGCCGCGACAGGGAGAGTCCGGGGAGGAACCCGGCTGGATCCAGAAGTTTCTCTCGAGCGAGAACCCGTGGATCTCGCTCGCCCGCGAGCTCGCGTGGGTGGCCGGAGTCGTGGGAGGGATTGCCCTCGCCCTCTTCCTCGTCTCGGGCACGTGGCCGGCGGTCGTCACGATCGAGTCAGAGAGCATGGTCCCCCACATGCACGTGGGGGACCTCGTCTTCGTGGTGAGTGCCGACCGGTTCGGCGAACTCCAGACGTGGGAGACCGGGAAGGCAACGGGGTACACGAAGTTCGGCGACTACGGGGACATCCTCATCTACCGGCCGAACGACGCCCCCAACCCGCCGGTCTCCATCCCGTTCGTCACGCGGGGGGTCCACCCGATCATCCACAGGGCGATGGAGAGGGTCGAGGAGGGCGAGCCCATCCCGAAGTACTTCAACCTCTACCGCGGCCAGGCGACCCCCGCCGAGTACGTCCCCGCGACCATCCGGAATAACAGCCTCGTCCTTTCGGACGGAACGGTGGTCACCCGCGAGAACGCGGATCCCCGCGTGGGGTACGTCGTCTCGACGGGCCTGAAGAGCCCCCACGCCGGGTACATCACGAAGGGGGACAACAACCTCGTGAGCGACCAGGCAGGGTTCCTCTCCTCCGTCTCGGGCGAGGTCATCATGCCCGTCCGGGATGACTGGGTCGTGGGAAAGGCCCTCTTCTCGGTCCCCCTCCTCGGGTACCTCCCCCTCCACATCGTCCCTGTCGCAATCATCCTCATCGCGCTCATGGTCATCTGGGAGTACTACGCGAGGAAGAAGGAGGGGGAGCCCGGCAGGGCCCAGGGGAAACCGCGGGGGAAGAAGAGGGGGTGAGGGGGCCCCGGGACCTCCGGGCGGGACACGGGGGTATCACTCCCGTCCCGCGGGAAAATCCTGGCTTGCGGGTACAATCCGGGTGGGGATTTTTTCCAAGCCGCAGCGGTCCCCCGCGCCGCGACTTCCCTTCACGAGAGGATGTCGAGGGCCTCTTTCCCGGTCATCCCCTCCCGGACTCCCAGCCTCCGGGCGCTTTCGTTCGCCTCCTTCACGATCCCGGCGAGGAGGTCGCCGACCGAAGAGATCGACGGCCCGGAGGATGGCCGGACACGCGCCGCGGGGTACCCGAACCTGTCGAGCGCCGCGACGTCCACGGCGCCGCACCCGACCATCCCTTTCTTCGCGACCACGCCGACGAGGTTCACGGGCCCGAGGGGGATCACGAAACCCTCGCCCGCCGAGTTCCTCAAGGGGACACGCTCCGTCTCCATGTCCAGTTGTAGGGAAGGCGAACAGAAGAATCCCTCGTGGTGGGTTTTATATACTGCACGTTCCCAGTCTGTTGAGAAGGGATGTCCCCCGATAGCATGCCCGTCCCCCGGCACCTCGAGGGGAGGGAGCTTGCGACCCTCCTCGACGACGTGCTCGGCGGGTACAGGCTCTCCGTCGGAGAGGCGGCAGCCCTCTTCCGGGTGACGGGGAGGGACGTCTGGCGGGTCGCGGAGGCCGCCGACGAGAAGAGGTCCCGCGTGGTGGGCGACGTCGTCACGTACGTGCGGAACCAGAACATCAACGTCACCAACCTCTGCGTCAACTCCTGCGGGTTCTGCGGTTTCTCGCGGAAACCGGGGGACCCGGACGCCTACTTCTACTCCCTCGAGACCGTTAGGAGGAAGGCTGCAGAGGCCCTCGCGCGGAACGTGACGGAGATCTGCACGGTCTCCGGCCTCCACCCCGATTTTGACGCGGGGTCCTACGTGGCTATCCTCTCGGCCATCAGGGAGGGGGCGCCCGGCGTGCACATCCACGCGAGCAACCCGATGGAGGTCGCGTACGGGGCGAGGAAGAGCGGGATATCGACCGCGGAGATGCTCAGGATGATGAAGGACGCGGGCCTCGGCTCCCTCTGCGGGACGGCCGCGGAGATCCTCGTCGACGAGGTGCGGAAGGTCATCTGCCCGGGGAAGATCCCGAGCGCGGAGTGGGAGAGGATCATCAGGGAGGCGCACGGCCTCGGGATCCCATCCACGGCGACGATCATGTACGGGCACTGCGAGACCGAGGAGGACAGGGCCCGGCACCTCGGGATCCTGCGCAGGATACAGGACGAGACGGGGGGGTTCACGGAGTTCGTCCCCTTGAGTTACATCCACCACAAGACGCCCCTCTACAGGGGGGGCCTCGCGCGTGCGGGCGCGACGGGGCGGGAGGACATCCTCATGATCGCGGTGGGCCGCCTCTTCCTCGACAACATCCCGCACGTGCAGGTCTCGTGGGTGAAGCTCGGCGTGAAGATGGCAGAGCTCGGCCTCCTCTCGGGGGGAGACGACCTCGGGGGCACGATGTTTGAGGAGAGCATCTCGAAGGGGGCGGGGGCGAGCGGCACGGATTACCTCGACCCCGCCGAAATGCGGCGGATCGCGGAGGATGCCGGGCGGACGCTCCGGCAGAGGACGACCCTCTACGCGACACTCCCGGACAGGTAAGGGACAGGGAGAGTCCCCGGACCCGCGGCTGGCCGTGGGAAAAAATACGGGATTTTTCAATCGGGAGGCTTGAGGAGCTGCACTATCTTCTCCCCGAGTTCGTGCGCCCGCTTGAGCCCCCGTTTGTCCTTCTCGATGTCCCCCTCGAGGTAGCCCCTGCCCTTCACCCACCCGAGGTACGAGAACTCGTGGGAGTTGAGGAACCCCTCGAGCGTCTCGATGGTCCTGTCACCCCCCTTGTTCGCGCAGACCGCGACCGCGACCGCCTTCCGGCCGGCAAGCTTCCTCTTGTGGTAGAGGGAGTAGCTCCTGTCGATGAAGTTCTTGAGGTGCCCGGAGACGTCGTAGTAGTACGTGGGGGAGCCGATGACGAGGACCTCGCATTCGAGGACCTTCTCCATGATCCCGCTCCAGTCGTCGTTCTTCACGACGCACCAGTCGTGCTCCTTGCACTTCTCGCACCCAAGGCAGGGCTTTATCTCCTTCCCGGCGAGCGAGATGAACTCGGTCTCTATCCCCGCCCTCTCGCACGGCTCGAGCACGGCCCTTATCAGGCGCGCGGTGTTCCCGTTCTTCCGCATGCTCCCCGAGAGTCCAAGGACACTCATGGTCTAACTGTCACCCTTCGGGGTTTTGATGTTTTTGCTCAGGACGGGGAGGGAGAGCGCGCGCGCGGCCTTGCCGATCGATTCCCCGGGATCGGCGGGCGAGAAGAAGAGGTGGGACCGGCACCTGCAGTCGCTGCACCCGAATCCCGGGACCGGCTCGCCGGGGAGGAGGGATGCGATGCGGCACTCCGCGCGGACGCGGGCCGGAAAGCAGTACACCGCCCGCAGCGAGAACGAGGGGCTGCAGAGGAGGTAATCGATGTGCCACCGCGTGCGCCCCTCCCCCCTCTCCGCGAGCCTCACGTGCCGGGCCACCCGCGAGAGTCCCGCCGGGCCGAGCGCCGAGCCGACGTACACGTAGTACCCCGCCGGGAACAGGACCTCCCCGAGGGCACCCACCCTCACCGTGCAGCCGTCGCAGGAGAGGACGAGGCAGTAGGTCCCCTCACTCGCGTGTGACGCGGAGGAGTTCCCGCGCGGCAAGGACGTGCCGCCTCCCGCCCCTCTCCACGGGGGACCCGTGGCCCGGGTAGAGCCCCTCGACGTCGAGCGCGGAGAGTTTCTCGAGAGAGCTCTCGAGCGCCGCCCTGCTCCCGCCGGGGAAGTCGTACCTCCCGAAACCGCCGTCCGCAAAGACGGTGTCCCCCGAGATGAGTGCGCCCTCCTCCTCGTGGAGGAGGCAGATGCTGCCCGGCGTGTGCCCGGGCGTGTGGATGACGAGGAGGTCGCCGACGCGGTCCCCCTCCGAGAGGACGCGGTCCGGGGGGCGCATCGGTGCCCGCGCACCGAAGTGGAGCGAGAGGGAGAGGGCATCGCTCGTGAGTCCGGGGGCATCCTCCCGGTGGATGTGCACGCGGGCCCTGCACATCCGCGCGATCGCGTCGACGTGCGCGATGTGGTCGTAGTGGCAGTGGGTGAGGACGATGTCGTGGATGGACGCCCTGTACTTCTCGAGCGCTGTCGGGAGGACGCCGGCATCCACGAGGACGTGGCCGACGAGGTACGAGTTGCCGAGGAACCCCCCGCCGGGAATCCACCGGACTGGCATGGTAGAATAATTAGGGTCTCCCACCAAGATGTCTGTTATGCCCAGTCTCATCCGCGAGTGCCTCTCGGGGGTCCCCGGGCTGGTGGAGGAGGTGGCGAGGAGGGAGGGGATCAACCCCCGTGTCGCCGCCCGGTCCGTGGCGAGGGGGAGACTGGTGATCCCGGCGAATCCCTCCCGCGAGCACAGGGTGTGCGGGATCGGCGAGGGGTGCAGGGTGAAGGTGAACGTGAACGTCGGGACCTCGGGGCCCGTGTGCGACATCGGGCTCGAGGAGGCGAAGGCGAGGGCAGCCATCGAGAACGGCGCCGACACCCTGATGGACCTCTCGACCGGGGGCGACCTTCGCGCAGTCCGCAGGATGGTCCTCTCCCTCGGCGTCCCGGTCGGGACCGTCCCCATCTACGAGGCCGTCCGCCGCGCGGGGAACGCCGCCGACGTGGACGCAGACCTCCTCTTCTCGGTGATAAGGGAGCACTGCAGGGACGGGGTGGACTTCATGACCCTCCACTGCGGGGTGAACAGGGAGGCACTCGCCGCGCTCCGGTCCGACCCGCGGATCATGCCCGTCGTCTCGAGGGGCGGGGCGTTCCACGTCGCGATGATGGTCCAGACCGGGGAGGAGAACCCCCTGTACGCCGA of Methanolinea sp. contains these proteins:
- a CDS encoding aminotransferase class I/II-fold pyridoxal phosphate-dependent enzyme, which codes for MRDFVSRRAREIPPSGIRRFFDLALTMEEVISLGVGEPDFSTPWNICEASIYSIEQGNTSYTPNRGIKPLREALSRWLADHYQLSYDPETEMIITTGVSEGLDIAIRAVVDPGDEVLVAEPCYVSYSPCVTLAGGRPVPVPCVEEDGFKLNPDRLVEKVSAKSKALVMNFPNNPTGAVMRREDLKGVADVVCDHDLLLISDEVYSELTYTGTHVAAATVGDLAERTITLNGFSKAYAMTGWRIGYLCAPEPICDAALKIHQYVMLCAPVMGQVAALEGIRRGEEEKDRMVREYRVRRNLFVEGLNRIGLRCHRPEGAFYAFPSVEDTGLSDQEFAEQLLLEEHVAVVPGNVFGTGGEGHVRCAYAVSRENLAQALQRMERFVSGREWEARPPLARAAGRVPGRH
- a CDS encoding adenylosuccinate synthetase, with amino-acid sequence MSCTIVVGGFFGDEGKGKIVAHLAYRDHPTIISRGGVGPNAGHTVKVGEKEYGVRMVPSGFVYPGARLMIGTGVLVDPAVFSREVEMLGVSGRIFVDNRCAIIEQGHVERDRSSAHLAKTIGSTGSGCGPANADRVLRVAKLARDVPELAPYLADVPYEINTALDRGENVLLEGTQGFGISLYYGTYPYVTSKDTSASQVAADNGVGPTRVDEVVVVFKAYPTRVGEGPFSTEMDREVSDRLGIREFGTVTHRQRRIGQWDGKMARYSAMVNGCTQAAITGIDRVDRECFGVTEYGKLTKKARDFIEQAEQDIGRPITLISTGPDVSQVIDIRGEV
- a CDS encoding methytransferase partner Trm112, with product MRRSLLPILCCPVCKGDLTLHVRVEDENEILEGVLHCPACSVDYPIEDGIPDLLPREGKS
- the cbiB gene encoding adenosylcobinamide-phosphate synthase CbiB, which codes for MLLSRAATIPLALLVDRVTGDPRSRFHPVALLGRFIALWGDPRHYPRGFQRAAGAAMWGVTAALFSAPFLLAEVLLPGLSVLLVSPFLLKVCLAWRSLEEHAGEVERALSAGIERGREQVRYMVSRETRDLTEEQVRSAAYESLAENVVDSVVSPLFYYALLGLPGAAVYRAANTMDAMLGYRDERERIGWFSARADDVLNYVPARLAAAVLLAYFAARGRFRPAWECLRRDGKKRPGFNGGLPMAAIAGGCGIRFEKPGAYTIGPGGRPLVEASADIIAASRACIAGSALLAVAIPIFLGLAVQFI
- the pdxS gene encoding pyridoxal 5'-phosphate synthase lyase subunit PdxS; translation: MKLEELRHGTELLKRGFASMQKGGVIMDVVNAEQARIAEEAGAVAVMALERVPADIRKAGGVARMADPAIILEIMDAVSIPVMAKVRIGHFVEAQILEAIGVDMIDESEVLTPADEEYHIDKKAFSVPFVCGARDLGEALRRIHEGAAMIRTKGEAGTGNVVEAVRHMRNIMGEIRALQGKTPQEIVARARELEAPPDLLLETVRMGRLPVVNFSAGGIATPADAALMMQMGADGVFVGSGIFHSSNPERMARAIVEAVTHYDDPVVLAEVSKGLGQPMKGIDVHTLREEEVLQYRGR
- the pdxT gene encoding pyridoxal 5'-phosphate synthase glutaminase subunit PdxT codes for the protein MGVRLGVLALQGDVSEHIRGFERALRDAGIPDGTVVPVRRPSDLGGLCGIAIPGGESTTISRLIEKNGLFDPLAHFDGGVFATCAGMVLAATRVDDPRVRPLGLIEMTVRRNAFGRQRESFEADIPVSGLDRPYRAYFIRAPVATGVGPGVEVLARVDEGIVAVRKGKHVALSFHPELGEDTRVHGIFLEGLGILE